The Spirochaetota bacterium genome has a segment encoding these proteins:
- a CDS encoding glucose 1-dehydrogenase produces MNVKELFDLKGKKAIVTGGGRGLGSFIATGLAEAGADLVIASRKMQNLEKEAKELQSLGVKAIPVKCDMESKDDIDNLVKTAVQEFGTVDILVNNAGITWGAPTLDFPLDKWDKIFNVNVRGLWILTQQVANIMKAKGGGKIISISSVFGSRGSLEIAHPAVAYNSSKAAVEILTKNLAIKLAQHKIYVNAIAPGFFHTDMMEYIFKPEMKPILDAMVGQIPLMKVGEENEIKGLALFLASKASDYITGAVIPVDGGLGAK; encoded by the coding sequence ATGAACGTTAAAGAACTGTTTGATCTCAAGGGAAAGAAAGCGATCGTTACCGGCGGAGGACGCGGATTGGGGAGCTTTATCGCAACTGGACTGGCGGAGGCCGGAGCGGATCTCGTGATCGCGTCGCGGAAGATGCAGAACCTCGAAAAAGAGGCGAAAGAGCTCCAGTCCCTCGGCGTGAAGGCCATCCCCGTGAAATGCGACATGGAATCCAAGGATGACATAGACAACCTGGTCAAAACGGCTGTGCAGGAATTCGGCACCGTCGATATCCTTGTAAACAACGCCGGCATCACCTGGGGCGCGCCCACCCTTGACTTCCCCCTTGACAAGTGGGACAAGATCTTCAATGTCAACGTGCGGGGGCTCTGGATCCTCACCCAGCAGGTGGCCAACATCATGAAAGCTAAGGGAGGGGGAAAGATAATAAGCATATCCTCGGTCTTCGGCTCCCGCGGCTCCCTCGAAATAGCCCACCCTGCAGTAGCCTACAACTCATCCAAGGCAGCGGTGGAGATACTGACCAAGAACCTGGCCATCAAGCTGGCCCAGCATAAGATATACGTCAACGCCATCGCGCCGGGATTCTTCCATACGGACATGATGGAGTATATCTTCAAGCCTGAGATGAAGCCGATCCTGGACGCCATGGTCGGCCAGATACCCTTGATGAAAGTGGGCGAAGAGAACGAGATAAAGGGCCTGGCCCTGTTCCTCGCGTCAAAAGCGTCGGATTACATCACCGGCGCCGTGATACCGGTCGACGGCGGTCTCGGGGCGAAATAA
- a CDS encoding glycine hydroxymethyltransferase, whose protein sequence is MEQSIIASYLEQNGPEGINSSFLAYLANLETIARVAPEVARSVVQELADQRSNLKLIASENYSSIASQLAMGNLLTDKYAEGFAYHRFYAGCDNVDQIENLAVEEAKKLFGCDHAYVQPHSGADANLVAYWAILSTRVEAPRLNELKAKNPNELSDGDWASLRRDMGNRRLLGLDYYSGGHLTHGYRMNVSSRMFDAHSYTVSRETGLIDYDMIESKAEEIKPLILLTGYSAYPRAINFKRMREIADRVGAVLMVDMAHFAGLVAGGVFTGEMNPVAYADVVTTTTHKTLRGPRGGMVLCTNEFADAVNKGCPLVIGGPLPHVMASKAVAFREANKPEFKAYAAAIVKNAGALARFCMEAGMDVATGGTDNHLLLVDVRNFGLTGRQAESALRECGITLNRNSLPFDVNGPWYTSGIRVGTPAVTTLGMDVSQMKEIAQIMHRVLSGTTAQVDPQTHKKSLAKYDIDANARGDALDRVKDLLSRYPVYPELDLDFLMDSFVNNDISVAV, encoded by the coding sequence ATGGAACAATCAATTATCGCATCTTACCTGGAACAAAACGGGCCTGAAGGCATCAACAGCTCCTTTCTCGCCTACCTGGCAAATCTCGAAACCATAGCCCGGGTCGCCCCCGAGGTCGCCCGGAGCGTCGTGCAGGAGCTGGCGGACCAGCGGTCGAACCTGAAGCTCATCGCGAGCGAAAACTATTCCTCCATCGCGTCGCAGCTGGCCATGGGGAATCTCCTCACGGACAAGTACGCCGAGGGATTCGCCTATCACCGATTCTACGCCGGCTGCGACAACGTCGACCAGATCGAGAACCTGGCGGTCGAAGAGGCGAAGAAGCTCTTCGGCTGCGACCACGCCTATGTCCAGCCCCACAGCGGCGCCGACGCCAACCTGGTCGCCTACTGGGCGATCCTGTCGACCCGCGTTGAAGCGCCGCGTCTGAACGAGCTGAAGGCGAAAAACCCCAACGAGCTGAGCGACGGCGACTGGGCGTCCCTCCGCCGCGACATGGGAAACCGGAGGCTCCTCGGCCTGGACTACTATTCCGGCGGCCACCTGACCCACGGCTACCGCATGAACGTATCCTCCCGCATGTTCGACGCCCATTCCTACACGGTGAGCCGCGAAACCGGCCTCATCGACTATGACATGATCGAATCAAAAGCTGAGGAGATTAAGCCCCTGATCCTCCTGACCGGGTACAGCGCCTACCCCCGGGCCATCAACTTCAAGAGAATGCGCGAGATCGCTGACCGCGTCGGGGCTGTGCTGATGGTCGACATGGCCCATTTCGCGGGCCTGGTGGCCGGCGGCGTCTTCACCGGCGAGATGAACCCTGTGGCCTACGCCGACGTGGTGACCACCACGACCCACAAGACCCTGCGGGGGCCCCGGGGCGGGATGGTCCTGTGCACCAATGAGTTCGCCGACGCCGTGAACAAGGGATGCCCCCTGGTCATCGGCGGGCCCCTTCCCCACGTGATGGCCTCCAAGGCCGTGGCCTTCCGGGAAGCGAACAAGCCTGAATTCAAGGCCTATGCCGCCGCCATAGTGAAAAACGCCGGCGCCCTGGCCCGGTTCTGCATGGAGGCCGGCATGGACGTCGCCACGGGCGGCACCGACAATCACCTCCTCCTGGTGGACGTCAGGAACTTCGGCCTCACGGGGCGGCAGGCGGAAAGCGCTCTGCGCGAGTGCGGCATCACCCTGAACCGGAACTCCCTTCCCTTCGACGTGAACGGTCCCTGGTACACCAGCGGCATCCGCGTCGGCACCCCGGCGGTGACGACCCTCGGCATGGACGTCTCCCAGATGAAGGAGATCGCCCAGATCATGCACAGGGTCCTTTCCGGCACCACGGCCCAGGTAGACCCCCAGACCCACAAAAAGAGCCTGGCCAAATACGATATCGACGCCAACGCCAGGGGCGATGCCCTGGATCGGGTCAAGGACCTGCTGTCGCGCTACCCGGTATACCCGGAGCTCGACCTTGATTTTCTCATGGATTCTTTCGTGAACAACGACATTTCCGTGGCTGTATGA
- a CDS encoding nicotinate phosphoribosyltransferase yields the protein MTSSLLTDFYELTMMQGYFFNCPDDRGVFEMFFRRQPFQGGYTVFAGLGPLLRALEGLRFTGEEIAYLDSRGVFKKEFLRYLAGFRFRGDIHSVPEGTVVFPNEPLLRVRGNLMEAQMIESVILNYINFQSLIATKTARIASIAGEKPVMEFGLRRAQGTDGALAATRAAFIGGASSTSNTLAGKMYDIPVSGTMAHSWVMNFDSELEAFRKYAALYPDRCVLLVDTFDTLKSGIPNAIAVFRELKEKKPSLMAVRIDSGDLEYLSKKARSMLDGSGLREVKIFVSSDLDEWIMRQLIDSGSPIEAWGVGTRLVTGWNDPALTGVYKIVATERSGRVDPRIKISNQAEKITNPGVKNIMRFYNDRGQMLADLIYLEDEERELEEAIKGRAPVRFNHPATEYAQFTLKDYATARKLLEPVMSNGAVTGSEMSLQEVREYRRGEIEALDKTFKRLLNPHIYKISLSDQLKRVKTDMIRLIRNNY from the coding sequence ATGACCAGTTCCCTTCTCACCGATTTTTACGAGCTCACCATGATGCAGGGATACTTCTTCAACTGTCCTGACGACCGGGGAGTGTTCGAGATGTTCTTCCGGCGCCAGCCCTTCCAGGGAGGATACACGGTCTTCGCCGGTCTCGGGCCGCTCCTGCGGGCCCTTGAGGGCCTGCGCTTCACCGGGGAAGAGATCGCCTACCTCGATTCGCGGGGTGTTTTCAAAAAGGAATTCCTCCGGTACCTGGCCGGGTTCAGGTTCCGGGGGGATATACACAGCGTGCCGGAGGGGACCGTGGTCTTTCCCAATGAGCCGCTGCTGCGTGTCCGGGGAAACCTGATGGAAGCACAGATGATAGAGAGCGTGATCCTCAATTACATAAACTTCCAGTCCCTCATCGCCACGAAGACGGCGCGCATCGCCTCCATCGCGGGGGAGAAGCCGGTGATGGAGTTCGGCCTCCGCCGCGCCCAGGGGACCGACGGGGCCCTGGCGGCGACGCGGGCGGCCTTCATCGGCGGGGCGTCGTCCACGTCCAACACCCTGGCTGGAAAAATGTACGACATCCCGGTGAGCGGCACCATGGCCCACAGCTGGGTGATGAACTTCGACAGCGAGCTGGAGGCCTTCAGGAAATACGCCGCACTGTACCCTGACCGGTGCGTGCTCCTGGTGGACACCTTTGACACGCTGAAATCGGGCATCCCTAACGCCATCGCCGTGTTCAGGGAATTGAAGGAGAAAAAGCCGTCCCTCATGGCGGTGCGCATCGACAGCGGAGACCTGGAGTACCTGAGCAAGAAGGCCCGGTCGATGCTCGACGGGAGCGGCCTCCGGGAGGTGAAGATATTCGTCTCCAGCGACCTTGACGAATGGATCATGCGGCAGCTCATCGACAGCGGCTCCCCCATCGAGGCGTGGGGCGTGGGAACGCGCTTGGTCACGGGCTGGAACGACCCGGCCCTGACGGGCGTGTACAAGATCGTTGCCACGGAGAGGAGTGGACGCGTCGATCCCCGCATCAAGATATCGAACCAGGCGGAAAAGATCACGAATCCCGGCGTGAAGAATATCATGCGATTCTACAATGACCGGGGCCAGATGTTGGCCGACCTGATCTACCTTGAAGACGAGGAGAGGGAGCTGGAAGAGGCGATCAAGGGGAGGGCGCCGGTCCGCTTCAACCATCCGGCAACGGAATACGCGCAGTTCACTCTGAAAGATTATGCGACGGCGAGGAAGCTCCTTGAGCCTGTCATGAGCAATGGCGCGGTTACAGGCAGCGAGATGTCTCTGCAGGAGGTGCGGGAGTACCGCCGCGGGGAGATCGAAGCGCTGGATAAAACGTTTAAGCGGCTCCTCAATCCCCACATATACAAGATAAGCCTGTCAGATCAGCTGAAGAGGGTCAAAACCGATATGATCAGGCTTATCAGGAACAACTACTGA
- the pncA gene encoding bifunctional nicotinamidase/pyrazinamidase has protein sequence MTTRDVLIVTDVQNDFCPGGALAVGEGDRIVPVINGIIDRFHRIVATQDWHPKHHMSFASNHPGKKPYDQVELGGIPQTLWPDHCVAGTAGAGFHPGLNPDRFDVIVRKGTNPAVDSYSAFLENDKKTRTGLDGYLKSINAGRVFFCGLATDYCVFYSAMDAASFGFDTLVILDACRGIDVPAGSIDRSIGEMKSRGIRLIESGEL, from the coding sequence ATGACAACCCGCGACGTCCTGATCGTCACCGATGTCCAGAACGACTTCTGCCCGGGGGGCGCCCTCGCCGTCGGCGAGGGCGACCGCATCGTCCCGGTCATCAACGGCATCATCGACCGCTTTCACCGCATCGTGGCGACCCAGGACTGGCACCCGAAGCACCACATGTCCTTCGCCTCCAATCACCCGGGAAAGAAGCCCTATGACCAGGTGGAACTGGGGGGGATTCCCCAGACCCTGTGGCCCGACCATTGCGTGGCAGGCACGGCCGGGGCCGGCTTTCATCCAGGCCTGAACCCCGACCGCTTCGATGTCATCGTGCGCAAGGGGACCAACCCTGCGGTGGATTCCTACTCCGCCTTTCTGGAAAACGATAAAAAGACCAGGACCGGCCTCGACGGGTACCTGAAATCGATCAACGCCGGCCGCGTCTTTTTCTGCGGCCTCGCAACGGATTACTGCGTCTTCTACAGCGCCATGGACGCCGCCTCCTTTGGCTTCGACACCCTGGTGATCCTTGACGCTTGCCGTGGCATCGATGTCCCGGCAGGCTCCATCGACCGGTCCATCGGGGAGATGAAAAGCCGGGGAATACGGCTGATCGAATCAGGGGAGCTGTGA
- a CDS encoding long-chain fatty acid--CoA ligase — MDKPWIKSYASGVSPTLQYEEITMSEVLARTARKYPDKTALIFLDVKISYRQLNDMVNSFANALIDMGVKPGDKVAMLLPNVPQIVIASYGAWRVGAVVVMNNPLYTDNELEHQLNNSESTVLVTLDLLGPRMIALKPKTPVKKIVVAHIRDHLKFPKKQLLPIVAKDKHREIPTTPDVFEWMDIIKKYPATDPKVSVSFDSLASLQYTGGTTGVSKGVMLTYRNLMSNVQQVNSWFPDFNEGEIIMLGVLPFFHSFGLTCVMNYTIWKGGTDVLIPRPEPKVILEAIHKHKINFYPAVPTIYVGLLNHPDLAKYDISSIKGCFSGAAPLPVEVIKEFESKTGSQICEGYGLSETSPVVTVNPWGGKTKVGSIGVPLPDTEIRIVDLEEGSKDMPQGQPGEVIIRGPQVTSGYYKMPDETDKTVKNGWLFTGDIGTMDSEGFFFIVDRKKDMIIAGGYNIYPRDIDEVLFEHPKILEACAIGIPDTYRGETVKAFVVLKPGETMIAEEVIEYCKEKLAKYKVPTAIEFIDSLPKSGVGKILRKELRAMELAKMGK; from the coding sequence ATGGATAAACCGTGGATCAAGTCATATGCGTCAGGCGTAAGTCCTACACTGCAGTATGAAGAAATTACCATGTCGGAGGTTCTAGCCAGGACCGCCCGGAAGTATCCTGATAAAACCGCTCTTATATTTCTCGATGTGAAGATATCGTACCGTCAGCTCAATGACATGGTCAACAGCTTCGCCAACGCCCTCATCGATATGGGCGTGAAGCCCGGCGACAAGGTGGCCATGCTCCTCCCCAATGTGCCGCAGATCGTGATCGCGAGCTACGGCGCCTGGCGGGTCGGGGCTGTCGTGGTCATGAATAATCCCCTCTATACTGACAACGAGCTGGAACACCAGCTGAACAACTCCGAGTCCACGGTCCTGGTGACCCTCGACCTCCTGGGCCCCCGGATGATCGCGCTGAAGCCGAAGACTCCGGTGAAGAAGATCGTCGTGGCCCATATCCGGGACCACCTGAAATTCCCGAAAAAGCAGCTCCTTCCCATCGTGGCCAAGGACAAGCACCGGGAGATCCCGACTACGCCGGACGTGTTTGAGTGGATGGATATCATAAAAAAATACCCGGCCACGGACCCGAAGGTGTCCGTATCCTTCGACAGCCTCGCCAGCCTCCAGTATACCGGCGGCACTACCGGCGTGAGCAAGGGCGTCATGCTTACGTACAGAAACCTCATGTCCAACGTGCAGCAGGTCAACAGCTGGTTTCCCGATTTCAACGAGGGCGAGATTATCATGCTCGGCGTGCTCCCCTTCTTCCACTCATTTGGCCTGACCTGCGTCATGAACTATACCATATGGAAAGGCGGGACCGACGTGCTGATCCCGCGGCCCGAGCCGAAGGTGATCCTCGAGGCCATCCACAAGCACAAGATCAACTTCTACCCGGCCGTGCCGACCATATACGTGGGCCTGCTGAACCACCCGGACCTGGCCAAGTACGACATATCGTCAATAAAAGGTTGTTTCTCCGGCGCTGCGCCGCTGCCGGTGGAGGTCATCAAGGAATTCGAATCAAAGACCGGATCGCAGATCTGCGAGGGCTACGGCCTCTCCGAGACGAGCCCCGTGGTGACGGTTAATCCCTGGGGTGGGAAGACCAAGGTCGGTTCCATCGGCGTTCCCCTTCCTGATACTGAAATCAGGATCGTCGATCTCGAGGAGGGGTCGAAGGATATGCCCCAGGGCCAGCCCGGCGAGGTCATCATCCGGGGACCCCAGGTGACGAGCGGCTACTACAAGATGCCGGACGAAACCGACAAGACCGTGAAAAATGGCTGGCTCTTTACCGGGGATATCGGCACCATGGACAGCGAGGGATTCTTCTTCATCGTCGACCGGAAGAAGGACATGATCATCGCCGGCGGGTACAATATCTACCCCCGCGATATCGACGAGGTCCTCTTCGAGCACCCGAAGATACTGGAAGCCTGCGCCATCGGTATCCCCGACACCTACCGGGGAGAGACCGTGAAGGCCTTCGTGGTGCTCAAGCCGGGAGAGACCATGATCGCGGAGGAGGTGATCGAGTACTGCAAGGAGAAGCTCGCCAAGTACAAGGTTCCCACCGCGATCGAGTTCATCGATTCCCTGCCGAAGAGCGGGGTCGGAAAGATACTGCGCAAGGAGCTGCGCGCCATGGAGCTTGCCAAAATGGGCAAATGA
- a CDS encoding M23 family metallopeptidase codes for MNLYRTVFVTMIVILSAAAGNAGDPVFLWPIDRPPMITGTFGEYRGPHFHHGIDVSTAGKTGFAVYAADDGYVSSVMYQQWGIGYALLVTHNNGWKTLYGHLERFDDGILKNEKIKGVAPQILNRKDFRVDFSGSAIAVKKGAVIGYSGESGIGLEHFHFEVRKSDGEPVNPLISGLAVADKNPPVINTVTLVPLNSLSRIDGSAKEKKFPVIATGKNTCAVKAPSVPLVSGTIGISINAYDRIGIRNGVAPFGFDCFADNRLLYQIRYKRIERKLSHRIGLYYDYDNSSLSSYTMFLYDRTSARGAIRAEKEGQAMEIRIVCYDAAENSTTLVFQVKTDASPKDQVSSPPNLIRGSSLELASADKKCSVMFPRGSALYDKIVTMTTEEQPRVRIPGISSRSAVYSVSPTNLCMDKAAEIIIPYDGADYRRVGLYRLSRNGKYFSCIGYRYDVLKKAFRVPVTRMGKFFLACDDAAPRVRFRNGMKVKEGDKLRLSVGDIGSGIDLSRVEVKVDGHDVAWDFDPDRHCIEILRHNRIWAKGKHEITARLRDLAGNQSSLQTFRYSVR; via the coding sequence ATGAATCTCTACAGAACAGTTTTCGTTACAATGATAGTTATTCTTTCCGCTGCGGCCGGGAACGCGGGAGATCCCGTATTCCTCTGGCCCATAGACCGACCGCCGATGATAACCGGCACCTTCGGCGAATACCGGGGCCCCCACTTCCATCACGGCATCGATGTCAGCACCGCGGGAAAGACCGGGTTCGCGGTTTACGCGGCCGACGACGGATATGTGAGCAGCGTCATGTATCAGCAATGGGGCATCGGGTACGCGCTATTGGTCACTCATAACAATGGATGGAAAACCCTGTACGGCCACCTGGAGCGGTTTGACGATGGTATCCTTAAAAATGAAAAGATAAAGGGAGTGGCGCCGCAGATACTGAACAGGAAAGACTTCAGGGTCGATTTCTCCGGATCGGCGATCGCGGTCAAAAAGGGCGCTGTTATCGGCTATTCCGGCGAGAGCGGCATTGGCCTTGAGCATTTCCATTTCGAGGTGCGGAAGAGCGACGGAGAGCCGGTGAACCCGCTCATCAGCGGCCTTGCCGTGGCTGACAAAAACCCGCCGGTGATCAACACCGTGACGCTGGTTCCTTTGAACAGTTTGTCCAGGATCGACGGATCAGCGAAGGAGAAAAAGTTTCCTGTCATTGCGACCGGGAAGAACACCTGCGCGGTGAAGGCTCCATCAGTCCCCCTGGTGTCGGGGACCATCGGCATCTCTATCAATGCCTATGACCGGATCGGCATCCGCAACGGCGTCGCGCCCTTCGGGTTCGACTGCTTCGCAGATAACCGACTCCTGTACCAGATCCGGTACAAGAGGATTGAAAGGAAACTGAGCCACCGCATCGGTCTTTACTATGATTACGATAATTCCAGCCTGAGCAGCTATACCATGTTCCTCTATGACCGGACAAGCGCCAGGGGTGCGATCAGGGCGGAGAAGGAAGGGCAGGCCATGGAGATCAGGATCGTCTGCTATGACGCGGCGGAGAACTCAACGACCCTTGTCTTTCAGGTTAAGACTGATGCGTCGCCGAAGGATCAGGTCTCATCGCCGCCGAATCTCATCAGGGGATCTTCCCTGGAGCTTGCCAGCGCCGACAAGAAATGCTCCGTCATGTTTCCCCGGGGATCTGCCCTCTATGACAAGATCGTGACAATGACGACCGAGGAACAGCCCCGGGTGCGGATACCGGGCATTTCATCCCGGAGCGCGGTCTATTCTGTATCTCCCACCAATCTCTGCATGGATAAGGCGGCGGAGATCATAATCCCCTATGACGGCGCCGATTACCGCAGGGTCGGCCTCTACCGCCTGTCCAGGAACGGAAAATACTTTTCCTGCATCGGGTACCGGTATGATGTCTTGAAAAAGGCCTTCCGTGTGCCGGTGACGAGGATGGGAAAATTCTTCCTGGCCTGCGACGATGCGGCGCCCCGCGTCCGTTTCAGGAACGGGATGAAGGTGAAGGAAGGCGATAAGCTGCGCCTCTCTGTCGGGGACATCGGCTCAGGCATAGACCTGAGCAGGGTCGAGGTGAAGGTGGACGGCCATGACGTGGCCTGGGACTTTGATCCGGACCGTCACTGCATCGAGATCCTGCGCCATAACAGGATATGGGCGAAGGGAAAGCACGAGATCACGGCGCGGCTCCGCGACCTGGCGGGAAATCAGTCATCTCTCCAGACCTTCAGGTACTCCGTCAGGTAA
- a CDS encoding ABC transporter permease, with amino-acid sequence MKPIVPLIEITLGWRNLWKNRRRTVLTLLTIMVGCASIIFMKAAQKGAFSHMIENAVTSNNGHIQIHEKGFWENMSIDYALKPGPIAEKLHRIPSIAAYSHRVHTGGLVSSGSTTEGAVIQAVDPDRERAVTDLHARILPGGRYLRSDDRTNIVMGSVMAENLGVRVGDTISMISQGFDGSVAAANLVIVGLFKTGNPEYDNYLVIMPLARAMETFTMMDHINAIVIRLRDGMTMEATRDELRRAIGEKDIEIMGWDDLMPDMVQFIDMKHAGSYIFQFILFTIAAFGVMNTIQMSVYERIREFGIMMAIGTRPGQIRLMVQIESFFIALLGVSLGSALGSALAFYFTVNPFDYSSLAGQMSVWGISMTRFPARLEATNVLSTSAIMLFISVLFTIGPARSASRLRPVEAIRKL; translated from the coding sequence ATGAAACCGATAGTCCCCCTCATCGAGATCACCCTCGGGTGGCGGAACCTGTGGAAGAACAGGCGGCGCACCGTCCTCACCCTGCTGACCATCATGGTCGGGTGCGCCTCCATCATATTCATGAAGGCCGCCCAGAAGGGCGCCTTCAGCCACATGATCGAGAACGCGGTCACCTCCAACAACGGCCACATCCAGATCCATGAAAAGGGGTTTTGGGAGAACATGAGCATCGACTATGCTCTCAAACCGGGCCCCATCGCCGAAAAACTCCACCGGATTCCCTCCATAGCGGCCTATAGCCACAGGGTGCACACCGGCGGCCTCGTGTCGAGCGGCAGCACCACGGAAGGCGCGGTGATCCAGGCGGTCGATCCGGACAGGGAGCGCGCGGTGACCGACCTGCACGCCCGCATTCTTCCCGGGGGCCGGTATCTACGGAGCGACGACCGGACGAACATCGTCATGGGCTCCGTGATGGCGGAAAACCTCGGCGTCAGGGTCGGCGATACGATCTCGATGATCTCGCAGGGATTCGACGGATCAGTGGCGGCGGCGAACCTGGTCATCGTGGGGCTCTTCAAGACCGGAAATCCGGAATACGACAATTACCTGGTCATCATGCCCCTGGCCAGGGCGATGGAAACCTTCACCATGATGGACCACATCAACGCCATCGTCATCCGCCTCAGGGACGGCATGACCATGGAGGCAACACGCGACGAGCTGCGGCGCGCCATCGGCGAGAAAGATATCGAGATCATGGGCTGGGACGATCTCATGCCGGACATGGTGCAGTTCATCGACATGAAGCACGCCGGGTCCTACATCTTCCAGTTCATACTCTTCACCATCGCGGCCTTCGGCGTGATGAACACGATCCAGATGTCAGTGTACGAGCGGATACGGGAATTCGGCATCATGATGGCCATAGGCACCAGGCCCGGGCAGATCCGTCTCATGGTGCAGATCGAGTCCTTCTTCATAGCCCTGCTGGGAGTATCCCTTGGATCCGCTCTGGGAAGCGCCCTGGCCTTCTATTTCACCGTCAATCCCTTTGACTATTCCAGCCTAGCCGGCCAGATGAGCGTATGGGGCATTTCAATGACCCGTTTCCCGGCACGGCTTGAGGCGACGAACGTTCTGTCGACATCGGCAATCATGCTGTTTATAAGCGTGCTATTCACGATAGGCCCGGCACGGAGCGCCTCGCGCCTCAGGCCCGTTGAAGCGATTCGAAAATTGTAA
- a CDS encoding ABC transporter permease, producing MVRPSLVRGLAPLFLIGWRNLWRQKRRSLVVISSIAIGISSMILLTGFINGMTAQMVDNTINTALGHVTLHRKEFHNSIKLEYSFIPGQEIYNSLKGVPSITAYAPRVVIKGMIRSSEASRGVLIKGIDPALEIKVSKLHDYTLKKEGRFLSGPSSDEILISRSLAEKLDVYHDDRIVLMFQDRNNEIVGAGLRVAGLFETPMGGFDKGVVFVGIKKLQELTGLGNAVSEITMITADRKDVNGVKGRLSKKIRPPLEILTWEEMAPNLVSAIQLEDIAMFIITLIVFITVVFSIANTLIMSIIERFHELGVMKSIGTRPSHIFFMVMFEAANLGLLGLAAGIAVSVPVVIILGQSGIDFSFALTSMRKWGIGSVIYPLILPKDIIAAAVIVFITTFAAALYPAFKAARIKPLDALNYT from the coding sequence ATGGTCCGTCCCTCACTCGTGCGCGGTCTGGCCCCGCTCTTCCTGATCGGGTGGCGCAACCTGTGGCGCCAGAAGCGCCGCTCCCTGGTGGTCATATCCTCCATAGCGATCGGCATATCCTCCATGATACTGCTGACGGGCTTCATCAACGGCATGACCGCGCAGATGGTGGACAACACCATCAACACGGCCCTGGGCCACGTCACCCTGCATCGTAAGGAGTTCCACAACAGCATCAAGCTGGAATATAGCTTCATCCCGGGACAGGAAATCTATAACTCACTGAAGGGCGTTCCATCGATTACGGCCTATGCCCCCCGTGTTGTCATAAAGGGAATGATCAGGTCGAGCGAGGCGTCCCGGGGAGTCCTTATAAAGGGGATCGACCCGGCCCTGGAAATAAAGGTTTCAAAGCTGCATGATTACACCCTGAAGAAGGAAGGCCGGTTTCTTTCAGGTCCATCCTCGGACGAAATCCTGATCTCCCGGTCCCTGGCGGAAAAACTCGATGTGTATCATGACGACCGTATCGTCCTGATGTTCCAGGACAGGAACAACGAAATAGTGGGAGCGGGCCTCAGGGTGGCCGGCCTATTCGAGACGCCCATGGGCGGTTTTGACAAGGGCGTGGTCTTCGTCGGCATAAAGAAGCTCCAGGAGCTCACCGGCCTGGGAAACGCCGTTTCGGAGATAACCATGATAACTGCGGATCGAAAGGATGTTAATGGGGTCAAAGGGCGCCTGTCGAAAAAAATCAGGCCTCCCCTGGAGATCCTCACCTGGGAGGAAATGGCCCCGAACCTTGTAAGCGCGATCCAGCTCGAGGATATCGCGATGTTCATCATCACCCTGATCGTGTTCATCACGGTTGTCTTCTCCATAGCGAACACCCTGATCATGTCCATCATCGAGCGATTCCACGAGCTTGGCGTGATGAAGAGCATCGGCACACGGCCGTCCCATATCTTTTTCATGGTGATGTTCGAGGCTGCCAACCTGGGGCTCCTGGGCCTCGCCGCCGGCATTGCGGTGAGCGTCCCGGTCGTCATCATCCTGGGACAGAGCGGCATCGACTTTTCCTTCGCCCTGACCTCCATGAGGAAATGGGGCATCGGCAGCGTCATCTACCCGTTGATCCTGCCGAAGGACATCATTGCGGCGGCCGTGATCGTTTTCATAACCACCTTTGCGGCGGCCCTGTATCCCGCCTTCAAGGCAGCGAGGATCAAGCCCCTTGACGCGCTGAACTACACATGA